In one Nicotiana sylvestris chromosome 8, ASM39365v2, whole genome shotgun sequence genomic region, the following are encoded:
- the LOC138875859 gene encoding secreted RxLR effector protein 161-like — translation MGELTFFLGLQIQKIEEGTFICQTKYTKELIQKFGMNNAKSIGTPMSPATNLDKDEQGTPVDETKYRRMIGLLLYLTASRPDIMFSVCKCTRFQSAPQESHLTAIKRIIRYLIVTVSHGLWYPRSNSFKLEGFSDADLAGDKEDRKSTSGTCQLLGKALISWNSKKQASVALSTTKAEYIAIGQCCAQLLWMSHQLFV, via the coding sequence atgggtgaaCTCACGTTCTTCCTTGGGCTACAAATCCAAAAAATCGAAGAAGGAACTTTTATTTGTCAGACCAAATATACAAAAGAGCTGATTCAAAAATTTGGTATGAACAATGCAAAATCAATTGGCACTCCTATGAGCCCCGCTACAAATCTAGACAAAGATGAACAGGGCACGCCAGTTGATGAAACCAAATACAGGAGAATGATTGGATTACTGCTATATCTGACAGCAAGTCGACCAGATATTATGTTCAGCGTATGTAAATGTACCAGGTTTCAATCAGCTCCCCAGGAGTCACATTTAACTGCTATAAAGAGAATCATTCGATATCTCATTGTAACTGTATCTCATGGATTGTGGTATCCTCGCTCTAACTCTTTTAAATTAGAAGGTTTTTCAGATGCTGATCTTGCAGGTGATAAAGAAGATAGAAAGAGCACTAGCGGCACTTGTCAATTACTAGGAAAGGCATTAATATCCTGGAACAGTAAAAAGCAAGCATCAGTTGCCTTGTCCACAACTAAAGCTGAATACATTGCTATTGGACAGTGTTGTGCACAACTACTGTGGATGTCTCATCAATTGTTCGTTTAA